GAATCGGGTCAATTCAAATGGGTCTAATGAGCCCCCATTTTATCAATTTACCTCAATGGGACATTTTGTACACATTCCTCACGAGTTATGATCCACTGCCCATAacatatatgtgtgaaaatcaCGTATTTAGAACATAAGtgtgtatttaaaaataacatataataaataatggaatgtaaggtataaaaatataataacatatataatgtgtataaattaaaataaaaataagtttaaattgtgagtaaaatgaaatttaataggtgaataaatcatataatattaaatgagctttaatttatttattgtcaTTTTCTTGAGTGGTATCAAGATGATTTGTGCCACAAACTCaatcaactaaattatatatatgtacaaaaatGTGGGCCAAACAATTTGTATAATACCattgaaatgtaaaaaatgaAGCTTTGGTTAACATTGTAAAGAAAAGATTCTAAATATGTTGGTGACATGGATTCAAATCTAACTATATGTAaaagttttattgattttattaaaaatataaaagaaaaattaccttcgcaataatataatttatttatacatgaTATGTACTTTTGTAATTCTCTTAACCGAGTTGGGACTTGgtaataatagtataaatattgaAAGATATCAAGTGTTTTgcatttttatgtatttaaggtattgtttatttatatgatttttacatgatatttattgattttatcattttatgtaatatttatgaatttctatatttttgtgTCGTGTTCATGTTATATTTCGTCAAGATTTtcctttctaaattttatgtcATGCCTTAAGTAAAACCAtatttaatatagtttttttaatgtgttaatgAGTATTATACCAtatttaatatagtttttttatgttaaagagtattataaattaatatatagttttcatacgataaaaattgttatatattcatattttgataCCATGgttatattcatataaaatatgtatatattagaGTTGCAAAAAAATTTTGCTAGGTTAGCACAATTTCGTCTACTGGTTATCACGTTATTCGATGTTTGTCTAGGGTTTAACAATTTTGTGGGGATATTCAAATCTAATGATTGTTTTGCTAAGGGGTAAAATGAAAGAGGATCTGGCCAACTTAAATATTTCTGAGGAAGAAAAAGCTCCATCTGAAGGGTAAGGGAATGTAGATGTGATTGAAGAGGattacaagttttttttttcttttttatgggaAGGGTGTTAAAGGATAGTGTGGTTCACTTCCCTTCGATAAGGAATACGCTTGCAAATCTATGGCATCCATTGGGAGGAGTTGCTATTTCAAATATTGGGGAAAAGAGGTACTTGTTCCGATTTTATTATGAGATAGATCTGAAGAGGGTTAGTGAAGGTATGTCGTGGACATTTCATAGacatttgattatttttcacAAACTGGAGCAGGGGGAAGACCCTTTAGAAGTGCCtctaaattattcaattttttgggtttagatCCACAATCTACCAATGGGACTTATGTTAAAGGGTATGGCATGCCAGTTTGGGAATTTCATTGGTACTTTTATGGAGTATGACACTGCTTTGATCTTAAGGGGGACCGGTAGGTTTATGAGAATACAAGTGAAAGTAAATGTTTGGATTCCACTAAAGCTGAAGAAGCGAATTGTGTTAGATCAAAATTGTTcagtttatgtttattttcagTATGAGAAACTAACGTTGTTTTACTTTTTCTGTGGGAAGCTTGGTCATGGGGAGGGCTTTTGTCTGATACGGGTAACATTTGGGACGCAGATGGTGGAGTTTGGGTGGGATATTTCATTAAAGGCAGCATCAAGGAGGGGGCAGTGATTTTGAGTAAATGGTTACAAAAGGAGACTTGAGGGAGGAAATTTGGGTGGAAGGGGTGAGAGAGATGCAATTCCCAAATTAAATAGGTAGGAAGGGAGTGTTTGGAGGGACTAATTTGGACGTGAGTAAAGAATTGGGTTCAGACATGGAGGATAACCCTTTGGAGGTGGTTGATGGAAATAAGAGACAACGTACTCATGCAGGGAATCTAAATGGTCATGTTAATGTGAGTTCGACAGAGTTGGGTGTTTCTAATGAATTATCGGTTCTCGCTTTCAAGTGGATTAGAGAAATCTAAGAGCGATAAAGCCCaagatattatttataattgaaacaaaTCTAAGAGCTAGGAGAATGAAGTGGATTAGAGAAAGGTGTGAGTTTTCTAATGGTATAGAGGTTGATGCGAAGGGTTCTAGAGGTGGATTGTCTTTGGGTTGGAATAATAGGCGTATTCTTCACCTATGGAGCTACTCAATTTCGCATATTATTGTTGAGATTGATGAAGGATATGAAGCAAATAAATGGAGGTGTATTAGGTTTTATGGGGCTTCGGATGGGAAAAGAAGAGATTAATCatgaaactttttaaaaattttaggtacgAATACTTCGCTGCCGTGGTTGGTGTTGGGAGATTTTAATGAGAACATGTATTCTTTTTAGAAGCGAGAGGGACGACTTAGGGAGGAATAGAGAATGGAAAGGTTTTGGATGGCTATTAAGGAGTGTGATCAAAGTGACTTGGGGTTCCCAGGTCAATGGTTTACTTGGGAAAGAGGATACCTACAAGAAAATAATGTGCGAAAATAGTTGGATCGAGAGTGGCAAACTCATCTTGGTGGGGACTTTTTTTGGGTTATAATGTTAAGCATCTCACTCATGTATTTTCTGATCATTGACCGGTGTTGGTTGATACTATAAGTAATTATAAGAGCCGGATGGTAAGGGAACAAAATTGGTTCCAACTTAGTGCTGATTAGGTACTTGAGGATACATGTGAGGAACATATTAGGAACTTTTAGGAGTTGTCTAGATTAGGTGTTTCAACAaagttggtaaaattatgaaagaaattaAGTAGGTGGGTGAAGAAGAATCATCAATAGAGGAAGCTAAATGTTAAGGAGTTAAATTCCTGGTTAATAGAAGAGTTGAATTCAGTCGACCCCGATAGAAGTTATTTAATAGAGTGAAATGAAGTCAAGCTTACGCTGAATATGGAAGTAGATAAAAAAGAACTGTTCTGGGAACAACGGGCAAAAGTAAGCTGGCTCAAATTCAGAGTTCGGAACACTACTTACTTTCATAGATGTGCATCTTCTTGTAGGAAAAAGAATACTATTAGGAGATTAACAAATAGGAATGGGGTATGGGTAACAGAAGACGAGAAGATGGTTGGCATATTGTTGTTGGTAATGAGGTATCTTAGTATTGCATTGATGTTTTAAATGGGGTAAGGGAGGTTGATGTTATAAATTTTACGAATATAATTCTCATACCTAAAGTAGGAAATCCAAATGCAATGTCACAATTTAGGCCTATTAGCTATTGTAATGTTCTTTACAAGATTTTAGCCAAGACAATAGATTGAAAAAGGTTCTAGATGTCTATATTGATGAAGCTCAAGGGGCATTTGTCCCTGGAAGGCAAATCCCAGATAATATAATTATTGCATATGAGTTGTTGCATGCTctcaagaagaagaagagtggTTCAAGGGGATTGTTTATGTTAAAGTTGGATATGAGTAAGTCTTATGATAAGATAGAGTGAGTTTTTTGGAAAGAATGATGGAACGCATGGGTTTTAATAGGAGGTGGATTGAGCTTGTGATGAAGTTTGTGACAATAGTGTCATATTCGGTTATCTTTAATAGGATTTGGGGGGATTTGTTTCAGCCTACTCGAGGACTATGCCAAGGGGATCCCTTAAGCCCTTATTTATTTCTCATCTCTGCAAAGGGAGCTATCGAGCTAGCTTAATTTGGCAAAAGAGGAGGGTTCGATTTAGGGAGAAAGAGTGAGAAGGCGGGGTTTGAGAGTGACACATTTGTTTTTTGCTGATGATAGTATTCTTTTTGGTGAAGTAAGTGAAGAGGAAGCGAGTGCAATGAAAGCGATTCTATTAGAGTATGAAGGGGTTTTTGGCCAAGTAGTTAATATTGATAAGTCACTTGTTTAGTTTAGCAGGAATGTTGTTAGCACGTTGAAGGAGCAAATTGGGGATGTGTTGGTTGTTTGGGTTTCCAGTAATCCAAAAAAGTACTTGGGTCTGCCAACACTTATGAGGCGAAGCAAGAAAGAAGTGTTTGTTACCTTCAaacaaaatctattaaaataaattaaaatactcattaataaacttaacaaataaaagactattatttaagttaattcaaaattaataataattcgtcattcaatataaaattttaaggatttagccctttctatttttctaataaaagaaGTTGTTCTAATAAAAGAAGTTGAGGTGTGAGTAGAGATTTTTTCTTTGATAATCATAATCATGTGAAAGtggtttttaattatattttatttttattatcttttaattgtGAAAGTatgtatgaaaaataaatttcttttaaaattttatgtagtctttttatttttagtcacatcctaattaaattttatgtagtcttttatttttagtcaCATCCTAATTAAATCTTTAGTCACATCCTAATTATTGATGCATCATGATTTGTTGTCGGTGtgacaataattaattaaaataagtcgatataatttatatgaattcaaatttacATCTATAAGAAAATGATATTAGTTGTACCGATTTACCGTGGAAACAGTGAGCCGACAGTAGGACCAGTGCGGAACCTAGAAGCAAAGCTCTATGCTCTAAAATCAACCTAAAAACATCTCTTGATATGTCCATAAAAAAATCGTGTCGGTTAAAAAATGAGAGTGCATACACCATGATGACCGAGAAACGAGTGCTATAAAAAAGCTGAAACACATAATATCTAGAAATATAAAGTTGATGGGcgcaaattttcatttcaatctcTTAATTTCTCACATCAATCACACTACAATGGCAAAATACAAAATAGCtggaataaagaaaatatagaaatgcTGCCTAAAAACTTGTAATCCTTTCTAAAGCTGAGTATACAAGGCAGGAGACAAGCGAGGTTTAGCAAGTGCATGCAATGGTTTCGCCAACAACGTATCGGATTCAGAGAGGTCAATTTTGGTTACATTGGGCGGCACCTCCCACGTAAAACCTTGAATCAGCCTCGCAAACAGCATTATCGTCACTGCGGACCCAAGTCCCACCCCTATGCACCCTCGCCTTCCGGTCCCAAACGAAATGAACCTCACTTCATTCTCTGTTAGTTCAACTCCGCCACTGCCCCAGTCATCTTTCAAATGTCTCTCGGGCTTGAACTCCAACGGCTCCTCCAAAACTTTCGGGTCCAAGCCTCGGCGGCTGATCAAGACACGACTGCCTTTAGGGATGAAGTAGCCGGCGACAGTGGTGTCGGCGTTGGAGACATGGGGAACGTTGAAAGGTCCAATGGGGTGAAGTCGAAAGGCTTCCCTAGCACAGCATTTAATGTAGTTGAGTTTTGGAATGTCAGTCTCTTCAACCAGTCTACTCTTTCCGACAACACTGTCGATTTCGTCAGTTGCTTTTCGAAGAATTTCAGGGTTGTTCAGCATCTCAGCCATTGCCCATTCTGCTGCATTTGCTGGATTATCTACTGTTGCCAGCATTAAGTCCTGCATATACTAGGGGGAAAAAATTCTAAACTGATAAACGCATAAATTTTGAGCGTCTCTGGATTATTTCAGGTCTGACTCAGGTCGGACCCCAAATAGATAAAACTTTATATTTGTGGGGATGTAACTTTATAAACACATGCCAGCTAGTTTAAAGACAATTCCATATCGTTGAACAGTTTTCCCTTGCGGACAAGAATCTCACCGTGATTTGGGCTTTGATCTCTTCAGCCGAAAGTGCAGGCTTCCCATTTAAATCCTTTGCTAAAATGAAAGCATCAAGCAGGTCTTGAGGTTCCTTCCTCTTCCCCTGTCCCCACTCTTTTATTCTCTCATCAACGAGGGGATCATGGTAGCCATTCACAATTCTCATAGCCTCACTTACAGTCTTTTCATGGCCCTCCAAGTCCAATGGCCTCAGCCAAGGCACATAATCTGAGAGGATGAAACTATTGAGGTGCATGAGAACTGTAAACAGTGATTCAACGTGTTGTTCTTCTTCATATCCAGGGCCTCCATCTTCTCTGCCTTTCCCAAAGTATCTTGTGTTGAACATCGTCCTCCTTATCACGTTCCCCGTATATTGCCTCACTGCTAATCTCAGGTTTATAACACCGCCATGCATGTTTTCATGGTTTATGCATTGGTTGTAAATGAACCTAACAAGGTTATCAGCTTCTTGGGTTCTTTTATGGAGTAACCAGCTAAGCCTTGCTGGGTTTATAACGTTGGAAGCTATcacttttctcattttcttccattgatCACCCCATGGCACCAAAGCTGACGACAAGAAACCTCGAGTAGCATACTCGGCCGCCATCGTTTTCGGCCTGGAAGCGAAAACAAAATCATGTTTCTTCAAGAATTCTCTAGCGATTTCGGGGGAAGTAACGGTGATGACGTGAACGTGTCCGAGGCGGATACAAGCGATATCGGTACCGAGCTGTTTCATGAGGCCGAGAATCCACCTGAAGACTGGTTTGTTTTGCCAGATTACAGGAAGGTTCCGAATGATGGGCCATGGAATTGGTCCCGGAGGGAGCGGTGGTTGTTTTCTAGTGGTAATACTGCCTTTTAGTTTGACAACCACAAGGGGTGCAAAGACAAGCAGCATTAAAACAAGTGGTAAAGGAAGTGAAACAAGCAGTGTAGAGATAACAGCCATATCATGGGATCTGTTCCATGAAGGCAGCTGATAAATTTGATAGGAAGTATTGGTGAAAGAGGAGTAATCCATGTCTTAAAAATAACAACTGGATTTAATGTTACAAGTTACTGTCTTCTGCTTGCCTGAACAAAACGAACATGGTCAGAGCTACATAGAGCGACATGGAGCAAGAGTCCTTTTGTGAGCACAATTTTTGCCACATTTTTATTCTAACCTTTTTCTGGTGGCATGCATCATCGTACATTTATCGTAGTTGCGTCTAAAACTACGCGACATTGTTCTtcattcttaattattttaaatttcatttttgcattctttaaattttattataaattgtaactcattcttcttttataataaaagcgttttcctcattaaaattgtaatttattttaatttatatattagaaaataaaataaatggaattataataataaaataaaataactcaattcataatatttttcaattcatagaatagaaaataaatatcaattagtCTAATAGTTAAGCTTTTACAATTCTTaaatgaacttttatttttcattgatttggttttcttttcttacttgatatattgaattgaataataaaatttgaaaaatattaaaatttgttttaaaatttgatgatacGATATCATCAGTAGtggagaaagagagaaaatgtgTTCTGGTGAAggagcaaagaagaaaaagataacAAAATGGAGTGCATGAACTACCGTCCTCAAAGAGggtatttagaaatatatatatatatatatatatatatatatatatatatatatatataggggtTGATAGGATTGGACTTCACGCtaggttattatatattttattataattatataacaaatgtACGATGtcaatatcatatataatattatctAAGCCTAATTTATGTTGAAACATGAGCctcaaattttgtaaaaatttatccatatttgtaaatgattaaCTCAAACTCGTTTAGGCTtgctcatatttttttaattttaaaatataataattaattatatatatttactaccattatatgcatttcatttattaaatttctaaacataaataacttAATATACTTTTAGTATTTACATTATAgtacaatatatttaattctttatatgctataaattatatatataaattatatatattctttacaTTATAGTACATATTTGAAAATTAGTCGAGCTGTGTCAAACTTGGGTTTAATAAGTTCAATCCATATTTTAATTGAACCTAATTTTTTCTGtccaaacttaattttttttatcttaaaatttttgcagAAACCCtcccaaaatttgaaaaagccTTTGGATTTAGACGAATAATCCAAtcctttcaaaaaatttatttaaatctaatttttaattatactatacatattatatttattatataatttatatatacaaaataaatattaaaagttaatccatcaaaagttaatttttggtttaatacTTTAGATATGATCGAAAAATATTatgatgaatttaatttaaattttaagttattattacaattttattttcttttaatttctattctttttcaagtaatatataatttaaaaggaaaatgttttacaacctcaaaaaataaaaataaaaattgtggcATTATCTTATTACAGGGGGCATTGAGTGGGGCAGGGAATTTTATTGTGTCTCCAATTTTTGCATTattagaaagagagagagagaaagacaTTTGTGAGCACATTTTTTCCACGCATAATAGTATTTTTACCATATTTCGAACTTAAAGTGGATGTTATTCTTTGCCTATAATCTAAagttttctatcaaatttgtTCCCTAATTGAatgagaattttaaattaaacaaatcgaATGTATGGTTGACAACTAATATGGTTTATTGAAAATGACTGAAGGCTAATAATGTCATTTTGAAgggataataaaaaaaatgaaataataaatattagaaattttatggtatgtgTATGTGTAATGGGGCTACAACTTTAGTCTCGTAATCCGTACGACCTTAGGTAATTTCTTAGGTTTAAATTCACTTAAGTCAGTCTAACTCtcgaaaagtaaaaatttgcagTAGAAATTTCTACCAATAATAAAGAGGAAGCAAGTAAAAAACAGACGCAACGAGAGAACAGAAAAAGGCACAAGAAAGCAACGCCCACAAGGTGTCTAAATAAATGCTCTCAAATTTTTCTATTACTCAAGAATGAAGTACAATGGGATGATTATAAATGAGGGGGAAGACCTCTATTTATATTCGAGCTCCCTAGATCTAAAGGTACAGTTTACTTTACAACAATGgttgaaattaaagcttatctaaaattgaaatttttaagaggTTTACATAAtcctctaagattacaaaatcaaatcttataagattaaaaatcttctaagattagtttcTATATTTACCATTAcaaatcttctaagattagtttcTATATTTACCATTAcaaatcttctaagattagtttcTATATTTACCATAACaatctttattttccttaagtGCTTCACTAGGCCACCAAAACTTTAAGTAGGTGGGTTTCTCTACATGTTCCACGAATCTGGTCAGTTCAAGTGGGTCGAATGAGcctcatttaatcaattgaccTCCAAAGGATGTTCATTATGCATTTGTCACGAACTTTGATTTGGGACCTATGACATTCTACCCACCCATTCTCACGGCGCCTTAGTTGCGTCTTTATGACGACACTGGTTTGACTTGCCTCGAAATTTTCTCAATGCCTCGGCCATTTCCCAACTAGCCCATTTGTTAAGTAGTTTCGTCATTCAAAACATTTGCCACAGCTTCTTTCGTCGCCTAACTCGAACTATTCCTCTCCTTAATACATTTCGTTTGCAAGAGTCCACTAATCTTACTTTCCTACATTATGACTTGCCTCGATGGGGATCCTCTTGATTTGCACAAATAGGCTCCAACATACCTATATTAAACACTAGGTTAACCTTGAGTATTACTGCCAACTCTATTTATATGCCCCCTGGCTTACCTGGTTCAGAACTTTGTAAGGGCACCTGTGTCTTTGCTAAGCCAACGGTAAATCATAATGCAAAACACTATATAAATGTTTGAGATGTACCTCACTTGTTGCGTTTACTCTTTCTGACTACATTAGTTTGCATCACCACTTCCCCTCAAAGTTTGATGCATAACCCACTTCTCTGATAGGCAATAACCCCACTGATAGCTTAACAAGCTTTATATCATTTTACCCCACCTCTATCATTTCTAAGGGGGTCTTCGTAGTACTCTAATCTACCAAGTTGATGTTCTCAACACAATGAACATCTTCGACTAGCTAGATTGCAGACAGTACCTTGGTTCCACCCATCTCTTCATAACTTACTAACACAACACATTGTTGTTGACGAGTATCCAATATACAAATACAATCGGAAAAAAGAACcaacaaaaatataatcctGTCAAAGAAATTTAAGCTAAGCCCGAATTCATAATCATTTAAGTGAATTACCTCAAAATCTTCCTTGTCTTTCTACTCGCCAATTTGTAGCTCAACTCCTTATGTTACTCCCACAGTTTAGACCTCTTTGGAATTAACCGTCTTGATCTTCTTAGTCGATTTGCTAATTGAAAGACCAAGTTTACCCGTATCTTTTTCTAATATAAAAGAGTCAGATGCCCCTGTATTAACAAGGGGGTTCTTCTTTCGACCTACGATGTTGATGTCCACAAACATCAACCCTTTCTTCTTGTGGTCCTTCACTTTAGTAGATTTGAGTATCATTTATCCAAGATTCAATAACCTTTCTTTACCGGGCTCTACTTTCTCTTCTTTGTTGATCGCAACAAACTCAGATCACTATGGACAATACCACACCTTATGTGATCCATAATATAAGAAGTATTGTATCTCACTGTACTTTTCATTCGGCTAGTTGTTGGGTTTCCCCTTTTGATTATGTGGTTTCCTAGTGCCACTATTAGCGTTGTTATACTCTACATTTCCTTCTTCATCTTCCCTACTATTGTCTTTTTCTTTGGGCTTGAAAGACTCGAACTTGTCTTTCTTTGGAACAAGCTCGATTAAAGACTCTACCAGGATCATGGTTTTGGAAAGTTCTTAAACCCCTCGACATTGCAATTCCTATTTTACCTACAACTTCAACCCATCCATGAAACAGTAGAATGCTTCTTTCTCACTTAAATTCGTGGAACATCAGTTTATTGAACTCTTTCACATACTCCCTAATTGTGCCTTGTTATGAGAACTGATGCAATTTAGCTTAACCCTTCTTCTCAGCATATTATGGGGAAAATTACTCCTTGAATTATTTTCGAAACTCTTCTCAAGTCTTAATTGTGGCCTAATAACAACTTTTATCTACAGAATTATAACACCACAACAATAgagtaaaattagtaaaatatctAGAAACAATATTTACATTTGCATCATTATCCTTGATGAAGTATTGCTCTATCTCTCATTAGTTTCGTCTACTGGTTGTCAAGTTATTCGATATTTGTCTAAGGTTTAACGATTTTGTGGGGAGATTCAGATCTAATGATTGTTTTGTTAAGGGGTAAAATGGAGGAGGATCTGGCCAACTTGAATATTTCTGAGGAAGAAAAAGCTCCATCCTAAGGGCAAGGTAATGTAGATGTGATTGAAGAGGATTACAAGTCTTTTTTTTGTGGGGAGGGTGCTAACGGATAGTGTGGTGCACTTTCTTTCAATGAGGAATACGCTTGCAGATCTATGACATCCATTGGAAGGAGGTACTATTTCAGATATTGGGGAAAAGAGGTACTTGTTCCTATTTTATTATGAGATATATCTGAAGAGGGTGAGTGAAGGTATGTCATGGACATTTAAAAgacttttgattatttttcacAAACTAGAGCAAGGGGAGGACCCTTTAGAAGTgcctttaaattatttaattttttgggtttagatCCACAATCTACCAATTAGACTTATGTCAAAGGGTATGGCATGCCAGTTTGGGAATTTCATTGGTACTTTTATGGAGCATCACATTGCTTTGATCTCAA
This genomic window from Gossypium raimondii isolate GPD5lz chromosome 10, ASM2569854v1, whole genome shotgun sequence contains:
- the LOC105778382 gene encoding phenylalanine N-monooxygenase isoform X2, which gives rise to MDYSSFTNTSYQIYQLPSWNRSHDMAVISTLLVSLPLPLVLMLLVFAPLVVVKLKGSITTRKQPPLPPGPIPWPIIRNLPVIWQNKPVFRWILGLMKQLGTDIACIRLGHVHVITVTSPEIAREFLKKHDFVFASRPKTMAAEYATRGFLSSALVPWGDQWKKMRKVIASNVINPARLSWLLHKRTQEADNLVRFIYNQCINHENMHGGVINLRLAVRQYTGNVIRRTMFNTRYFGKGREDGGPGYEEEQHVESLFTVLMHLNSFILSDYVPWLRPLDLEGHEKTVSEAMRIVNGYHDPLVDERIKEWGQGKRKEPQDLLDAFILAKDLNGKPALSAEEIKAQITDLMLATVDNPANAAEWAMAEMLNNPEILRKATDEIDSVVGKSRLVEETDIPKLNYIKCCAREAFRLHPIGPFNVPHVSNADTTVAGYFIPKGSRVLISRRGLDPKVLEEPLEFKPERHLKDDWGSGGVELTENEVRFISFGTGRRGCIGVGLGSAVTIMLFARLIQGFTWEVPPNVTKIDLSESDTLLAKPLHALAKPRLSPALYTQL
- the LOC105778382 gene encoding phenylalanine N-monooxygenase isoform X1, producing the protein MDYSSFTNTSYQIYQLPSWNRSHDMAVISTLLVSLPLPLVLMLLVFAPLVVVKLKGSITTRKQPPLPPGPIPWPIIRNLPVIWQNKPVFRWILGLMKQLGTDIACIRLGHVHVITVTSPEIAREFLKKHDFVFASRPKTMAAEYATRGFLSSALVPWGDQWKKMRKVIASNVINPARLSWLLHKRTQEADNLVRFIYNQCINHENMHGGVINLRLAVRQYTGNVIRRTMFNTRYFGKGREDGGPGYEEEQHVESLFTVLMHLNSFILSDYVPWLRPLDLEGHEKTVSEAMRIVNGYHDPLVDERIKEWGQGKRKEPQDLLDAFILAKDLNGKPALSAEEIKAQITYMQDLMLATVDNPANAAEWAMAEMLNNPEILRKATDEIDSVVGKSRLVEETDIPKLNYIKCCAREAFRLHPIGPFNVPHVSNADTTVAGYFIPKGSRVLISRRGLDPKVLEEPLEFKPERHLKDDWGSGGVELTENEVRFISFGTGRRGCIGVGLGSAVTIMLFARLIQGFTWEVPPNVTKIDLSESDTLLAKPLHALAKPRLSPALYTQL